One Elaeis guineensis isolate ETL-2024a chromosome 10, EG11, whole genome shotgun sequence genomic window carries:
- the LOC105059779 gene encoding neutral/alkaline invertase 1, mitochondrial — MSATVSMGLSATVRPCCRLLHLLPKCPHPPSFSPSLFPKCPNDRLAVLRALAAGHHRRPSSVRATVAPASAPDVRRLSTSVESVPGAAGDKAFERIYVQGGLAAVKPLVIERVEEERKEEKEIKDAAPPPAEVAEERAQGREESEAEKEAWRLLKRAVVNYCGTPVGTVAAEDPGAQPLNYDQVFIRDFVPSALAFLLKGETDIVKNFLLHTLQLQSWEKTVDCYSPGQGLMPASFKVRTLPLDGSNEAYEEVLDPDFGESAIGRVAPVDSGLWWIILLRAYGKITGDYALQERVDVQTGIRLILNLCLSDGFDMFPSLLVTDGSCMIDRRMGIHGHPLEIQALFYSALRCSREMITVNDGSKNLLRAINNRLSALSFHIREYYWVDMKKINEIYRYKTEEYSQDAINKFNIYPEQIPSWLVNWIPEKGGYLIGNVQPAHMDFRFFSLGNLWAIVSSLSTPRQAEDILNLIEDKWDDLMGNMPLKICYPALEFDEWHIITGSDPKNTPWSYHNGGSWPTLLWQFTLACIKIGRPELARKAIALAEKRLSIDKWPEYYDTRTGRFIGKQARLYQTWTISGYLTSKLFLENPGMASILTCEEDLELLEGCACSLSKSAKGTRTKCSRTAAKSQLLV, encoded by the exons ATGAGTGCAACGGTTAGCATGGGACTCTCCGCCACCGTGAGGCCCTGCTGCCGTCTCCTCCACCTCCTCCCGAAATGCCCCCATCCTCCCTctttctccccctctctcttcccGAAATGCCCCAACGACCGCCTCGCCGTCCTCCGCGCACTCGCCGCCGGACACCACCGCCGACCCTCCTCCGTCCGCGCCACCGTCGCCCCCGCCTCAGCCCCCGATGTCCGCCGCCTCTCCACCTCCGTCGAATCCGTTCCCGGCGCTGCCGGCGACAAGGCCTTCGAGCGGATCTACGTCCAGGGCGGCCTTGCTGCCGTCAAGCCCCTCGTGATCGAGAGGGTTgaggaggagaggaaggaagagaaggaaatcaAGGACGCGGCGCCACCGCCGGCGGAGGTGGCGGAGGAGAGGGCACAGGGGAGGGAGGAGTCGGAGGCGGAGAAGGAGGCGTGGAGGCTGTTGAAGAGGGCGGTGGTGAATTATTGTGGGACCCCAGTGGGGACGGTGGCGGCCGAGGATCCGGGGGCGCAGCCGTTAAATTACGACCAGGTCTTCATCCGGGACTTCGTGCCGTCGGCCCTCGCCTTTCTTCTCAAGGGTGAGACGGACATCGTCAAGAATTTCCTCCTGCACACATTGCAATTGCAG AGCTGGGAAAAGACTGTGGATTGCTATAGCCCCGGACAAGGGTTAATGCCGGCTAGCTTTAAAGTTAGAACTCTGCctttggatggaagcaatgaagcATACGAGGAGGTTCTGGACCCTGATTTTGGTGAGTCGGCCATTGGGCGTGTAGCCCCAGTGGATTCTG GATTATGGTGGATCATCTTATTGAGAGCTTATGGGAAGATTACTGGGGACTATGCATTACAGGAGAGAGTGGACGTGCAAACAGGCATTAGACTGATATTAAATTTATGTTTATCTGATGGGTTTGACATGTTCCCTTCTCTGCTAGTAACTGATGGCTCTTGCATGATAGATCGACGGATGGGCATCCATGGCCATCCTCTTGAGATCCAA GCTTTATTCTACTCTGCTCTACGATGCTCCCGTGAAATGATCACTGTCAATGATGGATCAAAGAACCTTCTGCGTGCCATCAATAATAGGCTCAGTGCATTGTCCTTCCATATCAGAGAGTACTATTGGGTGGATATGAAGAAGATCAATGAGATATACCGTTACAAGACTGAAGAATATTCCCAAGATGCTATTAACAAGTTCAACATCTATCCAGAACAAATCCCTTCTTGGCTAGTAAATTGGATTCCTGAGAAAGGTGGCTACCTTATTGGGAATGTGCAACCAGCTCACATGGACTTTAGGTTCTTCTCGCTTGGTAACCTTTGGGCCATAGTTTCATCTTTATCTACTCCTCGACAAGCTGAGGACATTCTCAATCTTATTGAAGATAAATGGGATGATCTTATGGGGAACATGCCCCTCAAGATATGTTATCCTGCTTTAGAATTTGATGAGTGGCACATAATTACCGGCAGTGATCCAAAGAATAC CCCCTGGTCATATCATAATGGGGGATCTTGGCCCACTCTACTATGGCAG TTCACATTAGCTTGCATTAAAATAGGCAGGCCTGAATTGGCACGCAAGGCTATTGCACTTGCTGAGAAGAGGCTTTCTATTGACAAGTGGCCAGAATACTATGATACGCGAACTGGAAGGTTTATTGGGAAGCAAGCAAGGCTTTATCAGACATGGACAATCTCTGGATACCTAACCTCGAAATTGTTCCTGGAAAATCCTGGGATGGCATCCATTTTGACGTGTGAGGAAGATCTTGAGCTTCTTGAGGGCTGTGCCTGCAGTCTATCCAAGAGTGCCAAGGGTACACGAACAAAGTGTTCACGCACTGCTGCTAAATCTCAGCTCCTTGTATAA